From Caldisericum sp.:
CAACAGCAGAATTACAGAAATTCGTGTATAATGCGAGCAATAGTTACACGCTTTACAGAATAGTGTCTAATGGGCAGGACAAGGGATATTTTGTCGATAAAGATGAAGCACTGAAATTTGCACAAGCAATACAAGGGATCGAAGTCTACGAGGTGAAATACGAAAATGGAAACGAAGTCAGCAGAACCAAGATACATTGATGACATTTTTAGAATCGCAGAAGAGCGTGGCGCATCTGATATCCAGATAAGCGCCAAAGCAAGGCCGCATATAAGGATTAATGGTACTTTTATGGAAATTTCTGAAGTTCCTGTTCTTGAACCGTCTGACACAGAAGAGATAGCGAATTTCTTAATGACAGACTTGCAGAGAGAAAAACTAAAAAAGCACTTGCAGGTTGACTTCTCATTTTGAAGAGCAACAGCACGATACAGGGCAAACATCTACTACCAGCGTTCCTCAATCTCAATATCTATAAGGAGATTGAAGGCAGAGATACCAACAATAGAGGAATTGCATCTTCCTGAGTTTTTGCCTGATTTTATGAAGAAAAAAACAGGTATGATCATCGTTTCTGGGCCAACAGGTTCAGGAAAGTCAACAACAATTGCGAGCCTTATAAAAACTGTGATATATAACGGTGTACACGTTGTAACGATAGAAGATCCTGTTGAATACCTTATACCACACGGGAATAGCATTGTTGACCAGAGGGAAATTGGAACTGATGTACTTTCATTTGAGGAAGGTATGAAGGCGGTTGTACGAGAAAATCCTGATATTATATTTATAGGAGAGATAAGAGACCCTGAAAGCGCAAAGATTGCGCTATCCCTTGCAACAACGGGACACCTTGTTGTTACGACAATACACGCATTTCCAGCTGTTGAAGCAATCGATAGGATGCTATCGTTTTTATCAGATAAGGAGTGGAATAGAGCGCTTTTTGCTTCATCTTTTGTTGCAGTTATTGCACAGACACTCGTAAAAGGAACAGATGAAAAAATGTACCCTGCAGTCGAGGTTGTGGAGCACTCAAAGAGTATTGAGAGAGTTATTATGGATAATAGATTGAATGAGATTGTAAATTACATGACGACTCCGAGGAGCATGACACTCGAAGAGTCGCTGAGGATGCTGAAAAATGGCGGGTATATTGATAATATTGACGATATTCTTGGCACTTTCTAACTTCACTCTCCTCTTTCTCTTTCTAAACGCTCAAAAAAAGCGAAAGGAGTTGGCGCAAGCGTATACCACTCTAAGAATGTTTGTGCGTGATGTTAATTTCAAGACTTCGCCAGACTTAATAAAGTACACGTCAGAGGCGTTCATTCAATACACGCACAAAGATATAATCTTTACTTACAGGAATGTGTATGTTCCAACGGGTTATGTGGAAATGTATAAAAATGGGGAGCGTGTAGGAAGAAAAACAGAGGCCGAAATTGAAAATACGCTTTCAAAACTCAATAAACTTGTGATTCTAAACAACGTTGTTGCCTATTATGAAGATGATAAAGGATTCTTTAAAGATGTTACTGAACTTTTGAGGTTGCTATTCAATTCTGCTGTAAATTACGACTTACTCTATTCAAGAGCGGGAACAGACCAGTTAACACAGTTGCATAACAGACTTGCACTTGATGCATATGTGCAAGAGGTATTTCCCATACTTGTACAAAACAAGAGATTATCATTTATGATGTTTGATATAGATGATTTTAAAAAGTTCAATGATGAATACGGACATGAAACAGGAGATATTGTCTTGCAAAGAGTTGCAGGGGCTATAAGGAAAAATATAAAGAGCTCTGATTTTGCATTCAGGTTTGGTGGCGATGAAATGGCCGTTGTTATTGAAGGAGATAAA
This genomic window contains:
- the tadA gene encoding Flp pilus assembly complex ATPase component TadA; the encoded protein is MKAEIPTIEELHLPEFLPDFMKKKTGMIIVSGPTGSGKSTTIASLIKTVIYNGVHVVTIEDPVEYLIPHGNSIVDQREIGTDVLSFEEGMKAVVRENPDIIFIGEIRDPESAKIALSLATTGHLVVTTIHAFPAVEAIDRMLSFLSDKEWNRALFASSFVAVIAQTLVKGTDEKMYPAVEVVEHSKSIERVIMDNRLNEIVNYMTTPRSMTLEESLRMLKNGGYIDNIDDILGTF
- a CDS encoding GGDEF domain-containing protein, with product MAGILIILTIFLALSNFTLLFLFLNAQKKRKELAQAYTTLRMFVRDVNFKTSPDLIKYTSEAFIQYTHKDIIFTYRNVYVPTGYVEMYKNGERVGRKTEAEIENTLSKLNKLVILNNVVAYYEDDKGFFKDVTELLRLLFNSAVNYDLLYSRAGTDQLTQLHNRLALDAYVQEVFPILVQNKRLSFMMFDIDDFKKFNDEYGHETGDIVLQRVAGAIRKNIKSSDFAFRFGGDEMAVVIEGDKYTAAKVAKRIVSSLQDNNNLRITLSIGIAESEPDIDFDTLKRRADAALYAAKEKGKNKIVLWKNKTEENAVEEQK